The Kroppenstedtia pulmonis genome has a segment encoding these proteins:
- a CDS encoding MFS transporter produces the protein MFKENRRVKLLTLGAMCSALFMVFLDSTVVYLALPSIQSSLQSDVSELQWIIDSYSLLLAALLMSGGTIGDRYGRKRIFLAGLVVFTVGSAICALAHTSWLLIIGRIVQGIGAAGVLPGTMSILTQTFTDRVERAQAFGIWSAVSGLAYVIGPFLGGSLVESLGWQSIFYLNIPIGVAGFILTSRIVAESRDPKTHPIDLPGQLLWVLSISGLTFALIEGREWGWTSPLIVTLFTVTLFGLAVFLIVERRSSHPMFPLRYFTNPTFTASVFVAISIGFGLFSVFFILTLFLQQVQGYSAIEAGLRFLPTTIAMIVTAPLAGRLAGRIGSRLPMTTGMTLAGMSLLLFLRVDVNTPYQNWWWIMMLLGMGIGFTMAPMVAAIIGTVPESRSGMASATSSTARELGGLLGIALVGTIVFEQFRNSLEQSLSELDLPQVIQERISSLASQGNMGRMESGGIPEGMDVAAIRSVVEDAFVKGMHNGMLVGGLAMIAGAIVAFLFVRKAHLGSPESYSKPVDVEDFTEEESMKL, from the coding sequence ATGTTTAAAGAAAACCGTCGTGTGAAGCTTCTCACACTTGGAGCCATGTGTTCCGCCCTGTTTATGGTTTTTCTCGACAGTACGGTTGTTTACCTCGCCCTCCCATCCATTCAGTCCAGCCTTCAGTCTGATGTTTCTGAGCTGCAGTGGATCATTGATTCATATTCCTTGTTGCTTGCAGCATTGTTAATGTCAGGTGGAACCATCGGTGATCGTTATGGACGTAAACGTATTTTTTTGGCCGGTTTGGTCGTGTTTACTGTTGGTTCCGCTATTTGTGCTTTGGCGCACACTTCTTGGTTGCTTATCATAGGCCGGATTGTTCAGGGAATCGGAGCGGCCGGAGTTCTTCCTGGCACCATGTCGATTCTGACCCAAACCTTTACCGATCGAGTCGAAAGGGCGCAAGCCTTTGGGATTTGGTCGGCGGTGTCCGGCTTGGCATACGTGATTGGTCCCTTTCTTGGCGGGTCCCTGGTGGAGTCTCTCGGTTGGCAAAGTATTTTTTATTTGAATATTCCGATCGGAGTGGCGGGGTTTATACTTACTTCCCGGATCGTTGCCGAATCACGGGACCCCAAAACACATCCCATTGACCTTCCTGGCCAACTGCTGTGGGTTCTTTCAATCAGTGGGTTAACCTTTGCATTAATCGAAGGAAGGGAATGGGGTTGGACTTCCCCTCTGATTGTTACCCTGTTTACGGTGACACTGTTTGGTTTGGCTGTTTTTCTGATCGTGGAACGTCGGTCTTCCCATCCCATGTTTCCGTTGCGCTATTTTACCAATCCGACTTTCACCGCTTCTGTTTTCGTCGCCATCTCGATTGGATTTGGGTTGTTTTCCGTCTTTTTTATCTTGACGCTCTTTCTTCAACAAGTACAGGGTTATTCCGCTATTGAAGCGGGCTTGCGGTTTTTGCCTACTACGATTGCCATGATTGTGACAGCACCCTTGGCGGGACGTTTGGCCGGGCGGATTGGGTCCCGGTTACCCATGACGACGGGCATGACACTTGCCGGAATGAGTTTGCTTTTATTCCTGAGAGTAGATGTCAATACGCCCTATCAAAACTGGTGGTGGATCATGATGTTGTTGGGCATGGGGATAGGTTTTACGATGGCTCCCATGGTGGCGGCCATTATCGGGACTGTTCCCGAGTCTCGATCAGGTATGGCTTCCGCCACAAGCAGTACGGCTAGAGAACTTGGGGGGCTATTGGGGATTGCCCTGGTGGGTACGATTGTGTTTGAACAGTTCCGCAATTCTCTGGAACAATCACTGTCCGAGCTGGATTTGCCACAGGTGATCCAAGAGCGAATCAGCTCGTTAGCAAGCCAAGGAAATATGGGAAGGATGGAGAGCGGAGGGATTCCAGAGGGGATGGATGTGGCGGCCATCCGATCTGTTGTTGAGGATGCTTTTGTCAAAGGGATGCATAACGGCATGCTTGTTGGAGGATTGGCCATGATTGCAGGTGCAATTGTTGCTTTCTTATTTGTTCGTAAAGCGCACCTGGGATCACCAGAGTCTTACTCAAAGCCTGTGGATGTGGAGGATTTTACTGAAGAAGAGTCCATGAAACTGTAG
- a CDS encoding non-ribosomal peptide synthetase: MKVKNLEDIYELTPIQHGFLFHFLYNPGSGVYIEHMSFTFKGDFDRVAFRRAWENVMQRHPILRTSFHAQEIEKPVQAVHRKVELPLDEWDWTTLSSDEQERRYRAFLQEDRARDFDFTKPPLMRLTLIQMNEDTVRFAWRFPHLVMDGWSFGLALSEFFVGYKAYRRGESPDMPPARAYRDYVSWWKRQNVSETEAFWREALQDFEPPDPLDLGEGDVIEDGATHHWEQITNEEIADQLKQVAREGKLTMNTIVQAAWAIVLGRYLGVDDVVAGSTIAHQPSDLLDVTSEAMMGPMIVTLPVRAKLNPDDELLSWLQQFQVQQAAIRTHSNASLVQIQQWSDAPQSSRLFESTVTFENVPLPSHNLQGEGLELLDVVYDGRPHYPLTLIILPGDELPLRMVYDRRRFNHAAVRRILGNLQAVLRRIADNPRQHLRDLEVLTEGEHQQLVEGWQPVVPQPADRCLHQIFSEQAARTPDAIALTFEGESLTYGELDRVSNRLARSLQKRGVGPDTPVGLCVERSMYTIVGIIGILKAGAPYVPLDPVAPQERLSYIAEDSGSQMVVTESALLDKVESFKGEVLCLDKDREEWEKESAEQVTSRVTPGDLAYVMYTSGSTGRPKGTLVTHGNIVRLISGVSKIYSFSDKDVWTLFHTYAFDVSVGEIWGALLNGGKLVIVPYWLSRSPDAFYDLLHREKVTVLTQTPSAFEQLIAYEEETPVKKELALRYVLFIGERLDMESLKPWIRRHGDTYPQLINTYGPTETSVYVTHRRITAKDLSKNKSFIGYPLPDLKIYLLDKQLRPVPIGAMGEICVAGPAVAKGYLNRPQQTNERFVPDPFSKDPGARIYRTGDLGRFGMDGDLEFCGRADDQVKIRGYRVELGEIEMLLRAHSGVNVATVMMREDVAGDKRLVAYLVPSENPVSITELRGYLREKLPEYMVPSAFVEMEKMPLTANGKLDRRALPRPEGVTDETGYVAPRTETEKVLTEILADILSVEKVGIQDNLLDRGLHSLMAIRVIKRIHEKLKVDIPLRALFESPTVEALVRMVEGGEMGGSVGSVNSVNLKDDVVLDPDIQPVGSWEWNPSPKQVFLTGATGFLGGFLLAELLQSTSARIFCLVRSKGVEEGKKRLRDHLLDYGLWRETYDSRIIPIPGDLSQPLLGLDSKQFDDFALDMDEVYHCAAQVNFLLSYEHIRTSNIRGTEEILRLASSGKVKPLHYVSTVGTVGLGHSKPVMEKHLTDDPPEMNSGYAKSKWVAERMVLLARDRGLPVAIYRPGRVTGHSTTGVWKTDDAVCQIIRALTYLKTAPDVDLHFDLVPVDYVSSVITLLARRQESVGNVFHVTNPRRSSMRDLITGLSLAGYKLKLVSFEEWDASLGDLSNKMPDLGFDTTRALFSPWVRGHMSGKHEPEFDCSNTFSLLNGQLECPPIDDRMIQTYLSYLAQIGYIRDKVQANI, from the coding sequence GTGAAGGTGAAAAATTTAGAGGATATCTATGAGTTGACGCCTATTCAACATGGTTTTTTATTCCATTTCCTCTATAATCCAGGATCTGGCGTATATATCGAACATATGAGTTTTACGTTTAAAGGAGACTTTGACAGGGTTGCTTTTCGACGGGCGTGGGAAAACGTGATGCAACGACACCCGATCCTGCGAACATCCTTTCATGCCCAAGAAATTGAGAAGCCGGTCCAGGCCGTCCATCGCAAGGTGGAATTGCCCTTGGATGAATGGGATTGGACCACTTTATCTTCCGATGAGCAGGAACGCCGATATCGGGCCTTTCTGCAGGAAGATCGGGCACGTGATTTTGATTTTACGAAACCTCCGCTGATGCGGTTGACGTTGATACAGATGAATGAAGATACTGTCCGGTTTGCATGGCGTTTTCCCCATCTGGTGATGGATGGTTGGTCCTTCGGGCTGGCTCTTTCGGAGTTTTTCGTTGGCTACAAGGCTTATCGACGGGGAGAATCCCCGGATATGCCCCCAGCCCGGGCTTACCGTGATTATGTTTCCTGGTGGAAACGACAGAATGTAAGTGAAACGGAAGCGTTTTGGCGGGAAGCTCTTCAGGATTTCGAACCGCCAGATCCCCTTGATTTGGGAGAAGGGGATGTAATAGAGGACGGAGCCACTCATCATTGGGAACAAATCACTAATGAAGAAATTGCCGACCAATTGAAACAAGTTGCCCGGGAAGGAAAGCTGACAATGAATACAATTGTCCAAGCTGCCTGGGCGATTGTTCTCGGGCGTTACTTGGGGGTTGATGATGTGGTTGCCGGCTCTACCATCGCTCATCAGCCAAGTGATCTCCTTGATGTTACTTCAGAGGCGATGATGGGACCCATGATCGTGACCCTGCCGGTTCGGGCAAAGTTAAACCCGGATGATGAGCTGCTTTCTTGGTTGCAACAGTTTCAAGTCCAGCAAGCGGCTATTCGGACACACTCCAATGCTTCTCTGGTTCAGATCCAACAATGGAGCGACGCCCCCCAGTCCAGCCGTTTGTTCGAAAGCACCGTTACGTTTGAAAACGTACCCCTTCCGAGTCATAACCTTCAGGGAGAAGGGTTGGAACTTCTGGACGTGGTATATGACGGTCGACCTCATTACCCTCTTACCCTGATCATCCTGCCTGGGGACGAATTACCCCTGCGGATGGTTTATGATCGACGTCGTTTTAATCATGCAGCTGTTCGTCGCATACTCGGGAATCTTCAGGCTGTCCTTAGACGGATTGCCGATAACCCACGACAACATCTGCGTGATTTGGAAGTATTGACAGAGGGAGAGCATCAACAACTGGTGGAGGGATGGCAGCCTGTGGTGCCCCAGCCCGCTGACCGCTGTCTCCATCAAATCTTTAGTGAGCAGGCGGCCCGCACTCCCGATGCGATTGCCCTTACCTTTGAGGGTGAATCCTTAACTTACGGGGAACTTGACAGAGTGAGCAATCGGTTGGCTCGTTCGTTACAAAAGCGGGGAGTCGGTCCGGATACTCCTGTTGGGCTTTGCGTGGAACGGTCGATGTACACGATTGTGGGAATCATCGGTATTTTGAAAGCGGGGGCTCCCTATGTTCCCTTGGACCCCGTCGCTCCCCAGGAACGCCTGTCGTATATTGCGGAAGATTCAGGTTCGCAAATGGTGGTGACAGAATCAGCACTGTTGGATAAAGTGGAGTCCTTTAAGGGAGAGGTTTTATGTTTGGACAAGGATCGGGAGGAATGGGAAAAAGAAAGTGCGGAACAAGTGACCAGCAGAGTGACTCCTGGGGATCTGGCCTATGTGATGTACACTTCGGGATCAACAGGGCGTCCCAAAGGTACGTTGGTAACCCATGGGAATATTGTTCGTTTGATCAGCGGCGTTTCAAAAATTTATTCCTTCAGTGACAAAGATGTTTGGACTCTGTTTCACACTTATGCCTTTGATGTATCGGTTGGGGAAATATGGGGGGCTCTTCTGAATGGGGGGAAACTTGTCATCGTTCCTTATTGGTTGAGCCGTTCTCCTGATGCCTTTTATGATCTTTTGCACCGGGAGAAGGTTACCGTGTTAACTCAGACTCCCTCTGCATTTGAACAGTTAATCGCCTATGAGGAGGAAACCCCGGTAAAGAAAGAGTTGGCGTTACGATATGTCCTGTTTATCGGAGAACGACTGGATATGGAAAGCTTGAAGCCCTGGATTCGCAGACATGGCGATACTTATCCTCAACTGATCAACACATACGGACCTACGGAAACCTCTGTTTACGTGACGCATCGTCGTATTACCGCTAAAGATCTCAGCAAAAACAAAAGTTTTATCGGTTATCCCCTTCCCGACCTGAAGATTTATCTGTTGGATAAACAATTGCGTCCGGTACCCATTGGGGCCATGGGGGAGATTTGTGTAGCAGGTCCTGCGGTGGCAAAAGGTTATTTAAACAGGCCACAACAGACGAATGAGCGGTTTGTGCCAGATCCGTTCAGTAAAGATCCCGGTGCTCGTATTTACCGGACGGGTGATTTAGGGAGATTTGGAATGGATGGAGACCTGGAATTTTGCGGACGTGCCGACGATCAGGTCAAAATCCGGGGTTATCGAGTTGAGCTTGGTGAGATCGAAATGCTGCTCCGTGCACATTCAGGGGTGAATGTCGCCACCGTGATGATGCGGGAAGATGTTGCAGGCGATAAGCGATTGGTAGCCTACTTGGTGCCGTCGGAAAATCCCGTTTCGATCACCGAGTTGCGTGGTTATTTACGGGAGAAGTTACCTGAGTATATGGTTCCTTCCGCTTTTGTGGAGATGGAAAAGATGCCGCTGACGGCAAACGGGAAATTGGATCGACGTGCACTTCCGCGTCCTGAAGGTGTGACAGATGAAACAGGTTATGTGGCACCCCGGACGGAGACGGAAAAAGTTTTGACCGAGATCTTGGCTGATATACTGTCCGTGGAGAAGGTGGGGATTCAAGATAATCTTCTTGATCGGGGTCTCCATTCATTGATGGCGATACGGGTCATAAAACGAATTCATGAAAAGTTAAAGGTTGACATACCTTTGAGGGCATTGTTTGAGTCACCGACAGTGGAGGCGCTTGTTCGAATGGTTGAAGGAGGGGAAATGGGTGGCTCGGTTGGCTCCGTTAACTCCGTTAACCTGAAGGATGATGTGGTATTGGATCCGGATATCCAGCCTGTCGGAAGTTGGGAGTGGAATCCGTCTCCAAAACAAGTTTTTCTAACAGGAGCGACAGGCTTTCTTGGGGGTTTTCTCTTGGCCGAGCTACTGCAATCCACTTCCGCTCGTATCTTCTGCCTGGTCAGGAGCAAAGGAGTGGAGGAAGGAAAGAAAAGACTTCGGGATCATTTGCTGGATTACGGTTTATGGAGAGAGACTTATGATTCTCGAATCATTCCCATACCAGGTGACTTGTCCCAACCATTGTTAGGTCTTGACTCCAAGCAATTTGATGATTTTGCTTTGGATATGGACGAAGTTTATCATTGTGCCGCCCAAGTTAATTTCCTGCTTTCCTATGAACATATCAGGACCAGCAACATTCGTGGGACGGAAGAAATCCTCCGACTGGCAAGCAGTGGAAAAGTGAAACCTCTTCACTACGTCTCTACAGTGGGAACAGTTGGTCTTGGGCACAGCAAACCGGTAATGGAAAAGCATCTTACGGATGATCCCCCGGAAATGAACAGCGGGTATGCAAAAAGTAAGTGGGTGGCTGAAAGGATGGTTTTACTGGCTCGAGACCGTGGTCTCCCAGTTGCAATCTATCGTCCGGGACGGGTTACGGGACACAGTACCACAGGTGTGTGGAAAACGGATGATGCAGTTTGCCAAATTATTCGGGCTCTGACCTACTTAAAAACAGCTCCAGATGTTGATTTGCATTTTGATTTGGTGCCGGTGGATTATGTCAGCTCCGTGATTACACTGCTGGCTCGGCGTCAGGAATCTGTTGGGAATGTATTTCATGTAACCAACCCCCGCCGAAGCTCGATGCGTGATCTGATTACCGGACTTTCACTGGCTGGATACAAACTGAAGCTGGTCAGTTTTGAAGAGTGGGATGCCTCTCTTGGCGACTTGTCAAACAAAATGCCCGATCTTGGCTTTGATACCACCCGCGCTCTGTTCAGCCCTTGGGTACGGGGACATATGAGCGGGAAACACGAACCGGAGTTTGACTGTTCCAATACCTTCTCTTTGCTGAATGGTCAATTGGAATGTCCGCCTATAGATGATCGAATGATTCAAACATACTTGTCGTACCTGGCCCAAATCGGTTACATACGGGATAAGGTTCAGGCAAACATTTGA
- a CDS encoding TetR/AcrR family transcriptional regulator, with protein sequence MSKRETKERIYKAALAVFSEKGAAATTREIAKRAHVNEVTLFRHFGNKENLLQSVIERFSTAGMLTEELDAQLTGDLSSDLRFLAHTYLKTALERAEYIRLGIMEASRKELAHTLGEIPKQLTSHLADYFRKLHQQGVICEADYMLMAHIFYGMLFQSVITKEYQTEELNYLDHEEKRDKLIDTIVELFVCKLNR encoded by the coding sequence ATGTCAAAAAGGGAAACGAAGGAACGGATTTATAAGGCTGCCTTAGCTGTATTCAGCGAAAAGGGTGCTGCTGCCACCACCCGTGAAATCGCAAAGCGGGCACATGTGAATGAAGTAACGTTATTTCGCCATTTCGGCAATAAAGAAAATTTATTACAATCAGTGATTGAACGATTCTCAACCGCAGGCATGCTGACTGAGGAACTGGATGCGCAGTTGACGGGAGATTTAAGCAGTGATCTTCGATTCTTGGCTCATACGTATTTGAAAACCGCTCTTGAGCGGGCTGAATATATTCGATTGGGAATCATGGAAGCGTCACGTAAGGAATTAGCACATACATTGGGGGAAATTCCGAAGCAGTTGACTTCACATCTGGCCGATTACTTCCGGAAGTTGCACCAACAGGGTGTTATTTGTGAAGCTGACTACATGTTGATGGCTCATATTTTTTACGGAATGTTGTTTCAAAGTGTCATTACCAAGGAGTATCAGACGGAAGAACTGAATTATTTGGATCATGAAGAAAAAAGGGACAAACTGATTGACACGATTGTGGAGTTGTTTGTCTGCAAGTTGAATAGATGA
- a CDS encoding acyl-CoA dehydrogenase family protein, which yields MRNKEERTSTHPMIEAMPLTRLSEEEQLWKEKVRTFSEEKIRPLVSKMDQEAKIAPELLEELFSAGLMGIEIPKVYGGMSGNIFHSILAIEEISRVDPGVAVYVDVQSALIVNAIMNWGNGDQKRRYLPRLAKTTVGAYALSEKNAGSDAFALSTIAEKEGKDFVLNGSKHFTSSAAEAGLFLVFAKTVHEGKSGITAFLVERSSPGVRVGDKVDKMGIRANSTCELVLENVRVRREDILGKPGDGERLAIDTLNVGRIGIAAQMVGLAQGALEAALAYAQKRKQFGQRIAVYQGVQFPLARMATKVEAARLLVYNATRLMIHGATPLESYRTPAMAKVFASEVAEQVSSQAVEIFGGNGFIKEYPVEKFYRDAKIGQIYEGTSNIQFRTIASTLLKGTQGGDLSVNDGSLQMNP from the coding sequence ATGAGAAATAAAGAGGAAAGGACATCGACCCATCCAATGATTGAAGCGATGCCATTGACACGTCTTTCCGAAGAAGAACAGCTCTGGAAAGAGAAAGTTCGAACATTTAGTGAAGAGAAAATTCGTCCTCTTGTAAGCAAGATGGATCAAGAGGCGAAAATTGCTCCGGAGTTGCTGGAAGAATTGTTTTCAGCCGGATTGATGGGCATTGAAATTCCAAAAGTTTATGGCGGAATGTCTGGCAATATTTTTCACTCCATTTTGGCAATTGAGGAAATTTCACGTGTGGATCCGGGTGTAGCTGTCTATGTCGATGTGCAGAGCGCTCTGATCGTCAATGCCATCATGAATTGGGGAAACGGGGACCAGAAGCGGCGTTATCTGCCGCGTCTGGCCAAAACAACAGTGGGGGCGTATGCACTCTCAGAAAAGAATGCCGGTAGCGATGCCTTTGCCTTGTCCACAATTGCCGAAAAAGAGGGAAAAGATTTTGTTCTCAACGGCAGTAAACACTTTACCAGCAGCGCTGCGGAAGCCGGATTATTCCTTGTTTTCGCCAAAACCGTCCATGAAGGAAAAAGTGGAATTACGGCTTTTCTGGTAGAAAGGTCATCGCCTGGCGTGAGAGTGGGCGATAAAGTGGATAAAATGGGTATACGAGCGAACTCCACATGTGAACTCGTTTTGGAAAATGTGAGGGTTCGACGGGAAGATATTTTGGGAAAGCCCGGTGATGGAGAACGTCTCGCGATTGATACATTGAATGTAGGCCGAATCGGGATTGCGGCTCAGATGGTTGGATTGGCTCAAGGGGCTTTGGAAGCCGCTTTGGCATATGCCCAGAAAAGAAAACAATTTGGTCAACGGATTGCTGTTTACCAGGGTGTTCAATTTCCACTGGCCCGAATGGCGACGAAGGTGGAGGCGGCCCGTCTCCTCGTGTACAATGCTACCCGTTTGATGATACATGGGGCCACTCCCTTGGAAAGTTACCGTACTCCGGCCATGGCCAAAGTATTCGCTTCAGAAGTGGCGGAACAGGTATCGTCTCAGGCGGTGGAGATATTTGGCGGAAACGGATTTATAAAAGAATACCCAGTTGAAAAATTCTATCGCGACGCAAAAATCGGTCAAATTTACGAAGGGACATCGAATATACAGTTCCGCACGATAGCCTCGACCCTGTTAAAGGGAACACAGGGCGGGGATTTGTCCGTAAACGATGGATCGTTGCAGATGAACCCCTGA
- a CDS encoding DUF1450 domain-containing protein, with amino-acid sequence MRQMVEFCISRLTPDVEAIKEELEDDPDVDVLETSCLSHCEVCAQTPYALVNGEVVTGKTGEELGRNIRKAMKDYQKRMDDLFDLL; translated from the coding sequence ATGAGACAGATGGTGGAGTTTTGTATAAGCCGTCTGACACCAGACGTGGAAGCGATAAAAGAGGAATTGGAAGATGATCCCGATGTGGATGTATTGGAGACCAGTTGCTTAAGTCACTGTGAAGTGTGTGCCCAAACCCCCTATGCCTTGGTGAATGGAGAAGTGGTGACAGGCAAAACCGGAGAAGAGCTGGGACGAAACATTCGTAAAGCAATGAAAGATTATCAAAAGAGGATGGATGATTTGTTTGATTTGTTATAA
- a CDS encoding thioesterase II family protein, whose amino-acid sequence MAKGSIELVRQGNDYDPLPDEMVEDVNSRSRAGIRLFCFPYAGGSARIYRSWQEAMPPFVEVCPVEFPGRGMRIRDPLCTRLPVLLDDLLPFILRRQDRPFAFFGHSLGSLVAFELARWLKRNHGLEPVGIFASGFAAPHLPRRSLPIHALSDESFLKRLRQFNGTPEEILQNEGMMEVMMPILRADFAVAETYRHFPGQPLECPITAFGGLKDKDVNLSELDAWRKHTNRRFTACFFPGNHFFLHPQEKSILKQMSRHLREWVPADHG is encoded by the coding sequence GTGGCAAAAGGATCTATCGAATTGGTACGGCAAGGAAACGATTATGATCCGCTTCCGGATGAAATGGTCGAGGATGTCAACTCTCGGTCAAGGGCCGGTATACGTTTGTTTTGTTTCCCTTATGCAGGCGGATCGGCACGGATCTATCGGTCTTGGCAGGAGGCAATGCCCCCATTTGTAGAAGTTTGCCCGGTTGAGTTTCCGGGAAGGGGGATGCGAATTCGGGATCCCCTTTGTACTCGTTTGCCCGTGCTTTTGGATGACCTTCTCCCTTTCATTTTACGACGGCAGGACCGACCCTTTGCTTTCTTTGGCCACAGTCTCGGTAGCCTTGTGGCTTTTGAGCTGGCTCGCTGGCTAAAAAGAAACCATGGTTTGGAACCTGTTGGCATATTTGCATCCGGATTTGCGGCTCCACATCTTCCACGGCGTTCTCTGCCCATTCATGCCCTTTCCGATGAGTCCTTTCTTAAAAGACTCCGGCAGTTTAACGGAACACCGGAAGAGATCTTGCAAAACGAGGGAATGATGGAAGTAATGATGCCGATATTGCGGGCAGATTTTGCAGTCGCGGAGACATACCGTCACTTTCCGGGGCAGCCGCTGGAATGCCCGATTACCGCCTTTGGTGGGTTGAAGGACAAGGATGTCAATCTAAGTGAATTGGATGCTTGGCGAAAGCATACGAATCGTCGTTTCACTGCCTGTTTTTTTCCGGGGAATCACTTCTTTCTCCATCCGCAAGAAAAGTCAATATTGAAGCAAATGTCAAGACATTTGAGAGAATGGGTACCCGCCGATCATGGGTGA
- a CDS encoding FAD-dependent oxidoreductase: MSSKKILIVGAGIGGLTTAGLLRKKGFEVEVFERRDQVLGEQGTALNIWSNAVKALDRLGLGNNVRSIGCPIERQTIYSWKGTLLMDTPVGEISGEYGAPSVNIRRSDLVTLLYDFCKDVSIQLGRRYVGYKEDAQGVTVQLDNGDEVRGDVLIGADGLRSRVRAQLVGDGDPDYLGYTIWRGISEGPGLNKKGNLAMYWGPRGINGGCWWVDNDHVSWTLGLNTQAGGKDEPGKVKEDLLQMIHDFPEAMKMAIKQTPEDKLFRIDGYARTKADKWGEGRVTLLGDAAHAMPTIYGQGACQAIEDAVLLAESLAEAPDVITGLRTYERSRQPRMNWIRSKIYFGTKIQTLTNPLLLFLKNFYVKWFFPKKANLKTWRRLLAFNDEGIQVTEYEK; this comes from the coding sequence ATGTCAAGTAAAAAGATCTTAATTGTGGGTGCGGGTATTGGTGGATTGACCACGGCAGGCTTACTGAGAAAAAAAGGCTTTGAAGTCGAGGTGTTTGAACGGAGAGACCAAGTGTTGGGGGAACAGGGAACCGCCCTTAATATTTGGAGTAACGCGGTGAAAGCTTTGGATCGTCTGGGACTGGGCAATAACGTGAGGAGCATTGGGTGTCCGATTGAACGTCAAACCATTTATTCCTGGAAGGGGACATTGTTAATGGATACTCCGGTGGGAGAGATTTCCGGGGAATATGGGGCTCCTTCCGTAAATATCCGACGGTCGGATTTGGTTACCTTGCTTTACGACTTTTGTAAAGATGTATCCATCCAACTCGGTCGCCGCTATGTGGGATATAAAGAAGATGCCCAGGGTGTCACGGTGCAGTTGGATAACGGGGATGAGGTCAGAGGGGATGTTCTGATTGGTGCGGACGGTTTAAGGTCCAGAGTACGTGCTCAACTGGTAGGGGACGGTGACCCTGATTACCTCGGTTACACAATCTGGCGGGGAATCAGTGAAGGTCCGGGTTTAAACAAAAAAGGAAATTTGGCGATGTATTGGGGTCCACGGGGGATTAATGGTGGTTGTTGGTGGGTGGACAACGACCATGTTTCCTGGACGCTGGGTCTGAATACGCAAGCCGGGGGGAAGGACGAACCTGGTAAGGTAAAAGAAGATTTACTTCAAATGATTCACGATTTTCCTGAGGCAATGAAAATGGCGATCAAACAAACCCCTGAAGATAAATTGTTCCGCATTGACGGATATGCACGGACAAAAGCGGATAAATGGGGCGAAGGCCGGGTGACTCTCTTGGGAGATGCCGCTCATGCCATGCCTACCATCTATGGTCAGGGTGCTTGCCAAGCAATAGAGGATGCCGTTTTATTGGCTGAAAGCCTTGCCGAGGCCCCGGATGTCATAACCGGTTTGCGTACCTATGAAAGAAGTCGCCAGCCACGGATGAACTGGATACGTTCAAAAATCTACTTTGGCACCAAAATACAAACATTAACAAACCCATTGCTTCTTTTTCTGAAGAATTTTTATGTAAAGTGGTTTTTCCCGAAGAAGGCCAACCTGAAAACGTGGCGCCGATTGTTGGCATTTAACGATGAAGGGATCCAAGTGACAGAATATGAGAAATAA